A genomic segment from Candidatus Binatia bacterium encodes:
- a CDS encoding SRPBCC family protein — MKFSQRAVIPVGREPLWEFLMDVPKVAQSLPGVESVSQLDDTTYQGTLAVRVGPISLNLQGKIILEERDRDKWRAALRAEANDRRAAGAVKGKTSMELKEISPKETELVVETDVNILGKIGEFGQPIIRKKADQMLQQFVENIKRQLTQG; from the coding sequence ATGAAATTCAGCCAGCGCGCCGTCATTCCGGTGGGCCGCGAGCCGCTCTGGGAGTTCCTGATGGACGTTCCCAAAGTCGCGCAGTCGCTGCCGGGCGTAGAATCCGTGAGCCAGCTCGACGACACGACGTATCAAGGAACGCTCGCGGTCCGCGTCGGGCCGATCTCGCTCAACCTCCAGGGCAAGATCATTTTAGAGGAGCGCGACCGCGACAAGTGGCGCGCCGCGCTGAGAGCGGAAGCGAACGACCGCAGAGCCGCAGGCGCCGTCAAGGGGAAGACCAGCATGGAGCTCAAAGAGATATCTCCAAAAGAGACGGAGCTGGTGGTCGAGACCGACGTGAATATTTTGGGCAAGATCGGCGAGTTCGGCCAGCCCATCATCCGCAAAAAAGCCGACCAGATGCTGCAGCAGTTCGTCGAAAACATCAAGCGCCAGCTAACTCAGGGTTAG